The Chitinivibrionales bacterium genome includes a window with the following:
- the infB gene encoding translation initiation factor IF-2 — MAKEKVYKLAQEFKVSSEALVQMLRQMGIIVKSHMSTVDENLRDEIKKKFESERAEIKKEYERKKQIIVKAKEDLLTKVEKPEPPEPPVEAKKAPTAPVPAPAIDERREQARKIRREYAAAEFRREEASPRIKSMDFIKVAPPTEGAAPAPQDRGDKRPSFKKGKKKGGKKKSERPEIDEMQLKANIKKTLAKIGSGSERKKYKKEARPKEEGGAEATDKKVLNVSEFVTVAELANMMQAPVSEVIAKCLELGLFVTINQRLDFETIELVADEFGFTAQLMTEYATDTEEVEEEAAAGKLEPRAPVVTVMGHVDHGKTSLLDYIRKTNVTAGEAGGITQHIAAYEVFTPHGTVTFLDTPGHEAFTAMRARGSQITDVIVLIVAADAGVMPQTKEAIDHARAANVPLVVAINKVDLSTANVDRVKSELAQYNVLVDSYGGQVTSVEISAKTGKGVDKLLEVLSLETQIMELKANPEGAARGVVIESELDKGKGPVATVLVEKGTLSKGDAFVTGIHYGRVRDLFNDRGKVVDKARPSQPVLVLGLSGTPQAGDSFRVVTDEKEAREISARRRLAQKEREQRQIGSLSLDHLYEQIQAGSVKTLNLIIKGDVDGSVEALASSLEKLSTGEIKIRVIHKSVGAIKESDINLALASTAIIIGFHLSPNSKIRELAKKEGVDIRTYRIIYEAIEAVKKAMEGMLEPEIRETVIAQIEVRQVFKVSKVGTIAGGYVVSGTVKNGTKARVIRDDVEIVDSKISSLRRHKDDVREVSAGMECGVSLENFSDFKENDRIETYEETQVARKLAL, encoded by the coding sequence ATGGCAAAAGAAAAAGTATATAAACTAGCGCAGGAATTCAAGGTGTCGAGCGAGGCGCTCGTGCAGATGCTCAGGCAGATGGGCATTATCGTCAAGAGCCACATGAGCACGGTCGACGAGAACCTGCGCGACGAAATCAAGAAGAAATTCGAATCGGAGCGCGCGGAGATAAAGAAGGAATACGAGCGCAAGAAGCAGATTATCGTGAAGGCGAAGGAAGACCTGCTTACCAAAGTGGAAAAGCCGGAGCCGCCGGAGCCGCCCGTGGAGGCGAAGAAGGCGCCCACCGCGCCCGTTCCCGCGCCCGCGATCGATGAGCGCCGCGAACAGGCGCGCAAGATCCGCCGGGAATATGCGGCCGCGGAATTCCGGAGGGAGGAGGCCTCGCCCCGCATCAAGAGCATGGATTTTATCAAGGTCGCCCCGCCCACCGAGGGCGCCGCGCCGGCCCCGCAGGACAGGGGAGACAAGCGGCCCTCGTTCAAGAAGGGAAAGAAAAAAGGCGGCAAGAAAAAATCCGAGCGTCCGGAAATAGACGAGATGCAGCTCAAGGCGAATATCAAGAAGACGCTCGCAAAGATCGGTTCCGGTTCGGAGCGGAAGAAATACAAGAAGGAGGCGCGGCCCAAGGAAGAGGGCGGCGCCGAGGCGACAGACAAGAAGGTCCTCAACGTGAGCGAGTTCGTAACCGTGGCCGAGCTTGCCAACATGATGCAGGCGCCGGTATCGGAGGTGATCGCCAAATGCCTGGAGCTCGGGCTGTTCGTCACCATCAACCAGCGTCTCGATTTCGAGACCATCGAGCTGGTCGCCGACGAATTCGGCTTTACCGCGCAGCTCATGACCGAATATGCGACCGACACGGAGGAAGTCGAGGAGGAGGCCGCGGCCGGAAAGCTCGAGCCGCGCGCGCCCGTGGTGACCGTGATGGGACATGTCGACCACGGAAAAACGTCGCTGCTCGACTACATCCGCAAGACCAACGTGACCGCGGGCGAGGCGGGCGGCATCACGCAGCACATCGCGGCCTATGAGGTTTTCACGCCGCACGGTACCGTGACCTTCCTCGACACGCCGGGCCACGAGGCCTTCACCGCCATGCGCGCCCGCGGCTCGCAGATCACCGACGTGATCGTGCTTATCGTCGCGGCCGACGCGGGCGTCATGCCGCAGACCAAGGAAGCCATCGACCACGCGCGCGCCGCCAACGTGCCGCTCGTAGTTGCCATCAACAAGGTCGACCTGTCCACGGCAAACGTCGACCGCGTCAAAAGCGAGCTCGCGCAGTACAACGTGCTCGTGGACTCCTACGGCGGCCAGGTGACCAGCGTGGAGATCTCGGCCAAGACGGGCAAGGGCGTCGACAAGCTGCTTGAGGTCCTGTCGCTCGAGACGCAGATCATGGAGCTCAAGGCCAATCCCGAGGGCGCGGCGCGCGGCGTGGTGATCGAATCGGAACTTGACAAAGGCAAAGGCCCGGTTGCCACCGTGCTCGTGGAAAAGGGCACGCTTTCCAAGGGAGACGCCTTCGTGACCGGCATCCACTACGGGCGCGTGCGCGACCTGTTCAACGACCGCGGCAAGGTCGTGGACAAGGCGCGTCCTTCGCAGCCCGTGCTCGTGCTCGGACTCTCGGGCACTCCGCAGGCGGGCGATTCGTTCCGCGTGGTTACCGATGAAAAAGAAGCGCGCGAGATCAGCGCGCGGCGGCGGCTGGCCCAGAAGGAGCGCGAGCAGCGCCAGATCGGCAGCCTGTCGCTCGACCACCTGTACGAGCAGATCCAGGCCGGTAGCGTCAAGACGCTCAACCTCATCATCAAGGGCGATGTTGACGGGTCGGTGGAGGCGCTCGCCTCGTCGCTCGAGAAGCTCTCCACCGGCGAGATCAAGATCCGCGTGATCCACAAGAGCGTGGGCGCGATCAAGGAGTCGGACATCAACCTCGCGCTCGCGTCAACCGCCATCATCATCGGGTTCCATTTGAGCCCCAACAGCAAGATACGCGAGCTTGCGAAAAAGGAAGGCGTCGACATCCGCACCTACCGCATCATCTACGAGGCCATCGAGGCGGTGAAGAAAGCCATGGAAGGAATGCTCGAGCCCGAGATCAGGGAGACCGTGATCGCGCAGATCGAGGTGCGCCAGGTGTTCAAGGTGTCGAAGGTGGGCACCATCGCCGGCGGCTACGTGGTCTCGGGGACCGTGAAAAACGGCACCAAGGCGCGCGTCATCCGCGATGACGTGGAGATCGTGGACTCGAAAATATCCTCGCTGCGCAGGCACAAGGACGATGTGCGTGAGGTGTCGGCCGGCATGGAATGCGGCGTGTCGCTCGAGAATTTCTCCGATTTCAAGGAAAACGACCGCATCGAGACCTACGAGGAAACCCAGGTGGCGAGGAAGCTGGCGTTATAG
- the nusA gene encoding transcription termination factor NusA has translation MNKKNKSENVKALDIAAALASVTKEKSISMDLVTDTLRDALVTAAKRYLGTPTNVEVKVDKEKGLIEVYTRQTVVETIVDSEKEITLADAKKIDPELEVGDELMQDLDIDRFGRSAIQTAKQVIIQRVREAEREKVFADYGERIGELVTGSVQQIDKGNILVNLGRTEALLPYKEQIRRERYRQGDPIRGCIVEVKNNPKGPQVIISRTAPEFLARLFELEVPEIFDKTVKIVKVVRDPGFRSKIAVTTSDDRVDPVGACVGMRGNRVQAIVRELSNERIDIINWTEELSLLVRRVFSPAEVKRVVPVSEKKIVVIIREEDLAQAIGKEGQNIRLASKMLEKDIDVYGDEEFAAFTEEERTAIQAGLPIKPPEAQEEKEGPAAIEGEPEEARENDAPQAAAPEATADDAMVESLVEGAVEEESESEIEIEPDKLAPGSAPAASEEEGGGEENA, from the coding sequence ATGAACAAGAAAAACAAAAGCGAGAATGTGAAGGCGCTTGACATCGCGGCGGCGCTCGCGAGCGTCACCAAGGAAAAAAGCATCAGCATGGACCTCGTGACCGACACGCTGCGCGACGCGCTCGTGACCGCGGCCAAGCGGTACCTCGGCACGCCCACCAACGTCGAGGTGAAGGTCGACAAGGAAAAGGGGCTCATCGAGGTGTACACGCGCCAGACCGTGGTGGAGACCATTGTCGACTCAGAAAAGGAGATCACGCTCGCCGACGCCAAGAAAATCGATCCCGAGCTCGAGGTGGGCGACGAGCTGATGCAGGACCTCGACATCGACCGGTTCGGCCGGAGCGCCATCCAGACCGCGAAGCAGGTGATCATCCAGCGCGTGCGCGAGGCCGAACGCGAAAAGGTGTTCGCCGACTACGGCGAGCGCATCGGCGAGCTGGTGACCGGGTCGGTGCAGCAGATTGACAAAGGCAACATCCTGGTCAACCTGGGCCGCACCGAGGCGCTGCTGCCCTACAAGGAGCAGATCCGCCGGGAGCGGTACCGCCAGGGCGACCCGATCCGCGGCTGCATCGTTGAGGTGAAGAACAATCCCAAGGGGCCGCAGGTGATCATCTCCCGCACGGCGCCGGAGTTCCTGGCGCGGCTGTTCGAGCTCGAGGTGCCCGAGATATTCGATAAGACCGTGAAGATCGTGAAGGTCGTGCGCGACCCGGGGTTCCGCTCCAAGATCGCGGTGACCACGAGCGACGACCGGGTCGACCCGGTGGGCGCCTGCGTGGGCATGCGCGGCAACCGCGTGCAGGCGATCGTGCGCGAGCTTTCGAACGAGCGCATCGACATCATCAACTGGACCGAGGAGCTCTCGCTCCTGGTGAGGCGCGTGTTCTCGCCGGCCGAGGTGAAGCGCGTGGTGCCGGTGAGCGAAAAGAAGATCGTGGTCATCATCCGCGAGGAAGACCTTGCGCAGGCCATCGGCAAGGAGGGCCAGAACATCAGGCTCGCGTCCAAGATGCTCGAAAAGGACATCGACGTGTACGGCGACGAGGAATTCGCCGCCTTTACAGAAGAAGAACGCACCGCAATACAGGCGGGCCTGCCGATCAAGCCGCCCGAGGCACAGGAGGAAAAAGAAGGCCCGGCCGCAATTGAAGGCGAGCCCGAGGAAGCCAGGGAAAACGATGCGCCCCAAGCCGCCGCGCCGGAGGCCACGGCCGACGACGCGATGGTGGAATCGCTCGTTGAGGGTGCCGTTGAGGAGGAGTCGGAATCCGAGATCGAAATCGAACCCGACAAGCTCGCGCCGGGAAGTGCCCCGGCCGCTAGCGAGGAGGAAGGTGGCGGGGAAGAGAACGCGTAA
- the rimP gene encoding ribosome maturation factor RimP yields MTLEEITPIIEDKLKFLRMELYDIKFIPAGRHSILRVFIDKEGGVTIDDCEKASRELSMLLDVENFSQGPYTLEVSSPGADRPLATQRDFLKVIGHYVSLELKSEEKQKPVLVGKCVSCIDNVLMIELDDHSEKQVPLAQIQKAKMDIRFK; encoded by the coding sequence ATGACGCTTGAAGAAATCACCCCTATCATCGAGGACAAGCTCAAGTTCCTGCGCATGGAGCTATACGACATCAAGTTCATTCCGGCGGGCAGGCACTCTATTTTGCGCGTGTTCATCGACAAAGAGGGCGGGGTGACCATTGACGACTGCGAAAAGGCGAGCCGCGAGCTCTCGATGCTGCTCGACGTGGAGAATTTTTCGCAGGGCCCCTACACCCTCGAGGTCTCGTCGCCCGGCGCCGACCGGCCGCTTGCCACGCAACGGGACTTTTTAAAGGTTATCGGCCATTATGTGAGCCTCGAGCTCAAATCCGAAGAGAAACAAAAGCCTGTGTTGGTCGGGAAATGCGTGTCCTGCATCGACAACGTGCTTATGATCGAGCTGGACGACCACAGCGAAAAGCAGGTCCCGCTCGCTCAGATACAAAAGGCGAAAATGGACATACGGTTTAAATAA
- a CDS encoding CCA tRNA nucleotidyltransferase, giving the protein MKTPKEAAALEIVKLLADHGHRALYAGGYVRDMVMGLPTKGDIDIATSATPEVVCKLFPHVVTVGEHFGVVIVNHNEMPFEVATFRKDVGIGDGRHPASVTFSDEKEDALRRDFTINGMFYDPLSDKVLDYVRGGEDISKGIIRAIGEARLRFNEDYLRMIRAIRFSARFGFAIEKETWAALKEKAEGILQISAERVFQELDKILAEPSSGKAMTMLHESGLLTRILPEVEKTVGVGQPQQFHPEGDVFTHTVTALSLLVNPTQVAAWSTLLHDIGKPPTMEVSDRIRFSNHDNVGAGMAAGLLRRLKAPSALIESVCDVIANHMNFINVRKMRLSTLKRFLARPTLADELEVHRVDCLASHGDISNYTFIKEKQAEMPVEEIKPKALINGKDLIELGYKPGPIFGKILGEAYDLQLENKLQTRDEAIEWVKNSLKKE; this is encoded by the coding sequence ATGAAAACGCCCAAAGAAGCCGCTGCCCTTGAGATTGTCAAGCTCCTTGCCGATCACGGCCACCGGGCGCTCTATGCCGGCGGGTACGTGCGCGACATGGTGATGGGCCTGCCCACCAAGGGAGACATCGACATCGCCACTTCCGCGACGCCCGAGGTTGTGTGCAAACTGTTCCCGCATGTGGTGACGGTGGGCGAGCATTTCGGCGTGGTGATTGTCAATCACAACGAAATGCCCTTTGAGGTCGCGACGTTCCGGAAAGACGTGGGAATCGGGGACGGCAGGCACCCGGCATCGGTGACATTCAGCGACGAAAAGGAAGACGCGCTGCGCAGAGACTTCACCATCAACGGCATGTTCTACGACCCGCTCAGCGACAAAGTGCTCGACTATGTGCGCGGCGGGGAGGACATTTCAAAAGGCATAATCCGGGCGATCGGCGAAGCGCGCCTGCGGTTTAACGAGGATTACCTGCGCATGATTCGCGCCATACGGTTCAGCGCGCGGTTCGGGTTTGCAATTGAAAAGGAAACGTGGGCCGCGCTAAAAGAAAAAGCTGAGGGCATTCTGCAAATATCCGCCGAGCGCGTATTTCAGGAACTTGACAAAATCCTTGCCGAGCCCAGCAGCGGCAAGGCAATGACCATGCTTCACGAAAGCGGCCTGCTTACAAGGATTCTCCCCGAGGTGGAGAAGACGGTGGGCGTGGGCCAGCCGCAGCAGTTCCATCCCGAGGGCGACGTGTTCACCCACACGGTGACCGCGCTTTCCCTGCTTGTAAACCCGACGCAGGTGGCGGCCTGGAGCACGCTCCTCCACGACATCGGCAAGCCGCCCACCATGGAGGTGAGCGACCGCATACGGTTTTCCAACCACGACAACGTGGGCGCGGGCATGGCCGCCGGCTTGTTGCGCAGGCTCAAAGCGCCTTCCGCACTCATTGAAAGCGTGTGCGACGTCATCGCAAACCACATGAATTTCATCAACGTACGGAAAATGCGGCTGTCCACGCTCAAGAGGTTCCTTGCGCGGCCCACATTGGCAGACGAGCTCGAGGTCCACCGCGTTGACTGCCTTGCCAGCCACGGCGATATATCCAATTATACCTTTATAAAGGAGAAGCAGGCGGAGATGCCGGTGGAGGAGATAAAGCCGAAGGCATTAATAAATGGAAAAGACCTGATTGAATTAGGATATAAACCTGGGCCGATATTTGGGAAAATTTTGGGTGAGGCGTATGATTTACAATTGGAGAATAAATTGCAGACGAGGGATGAGGCGATAGAGTGGGTAAAAAATAGTTTAAAAAAAGAATAA